The proteins below come from a single Nitrososphaerales archaeon genomic window:
- a CDS encoding 7-cyano-7-deazaguanine synthase, translating to MTKTVCILSGGADSACTAAYLKRNGHDLYLITFYYGQRSKIELERAKSIGSYLKAIEHKMVDISFMKELYAKSNVLTDPNSFMPREFEYSIVVPVRNAIFITVASAWAFSINAEMVAYGAHKDDVNYPDCRPEFVKSINEMINLAEIDGIRKGVRKEIKVWSPSADGLGKKELLHIGYKVFGDKLFETWSCYTDGVKRNDELLHCGKCESCMNRKKAFIEAGIEDKTKYSQ from the coding sequence TTGACAAAAACTGTTTGCATTCTTAGTGGGGGTGCGGATTCTGCCTGCACAGCTGCTTACTTGAAAAGAAACGGACATGATCTATATCTAATTACATTTTACTATGGCCAGAGAAGCAAGATTGAGCTTGAAAGAGCTAAATCGATCGGTAGTTACCTTAAGGCTATCGAACACAAAATGGTTGATATTAGTTTCATGAAGGAACTTTATGCCAAAAGTAATGTTCTGACAGATCCAAATAGTTTCATGCCAAGAGAATTTGAATATAGCATAGTAGTTCCGGTAAGAAATGCTATATTCATAACGGTAGCATCTGCGTGGGCCTTTAGCATTAATGCTGAGATGGTAGCATATGGAGCGCACAAGGATGATGTAAACTATCCAGACTGTAGACCAGAATTTGTTAAATCTATAAACGAGATGATAAACCTTGCAGAGATCGATGGAATACGAAAAGGAGTAAGGAAGGAGATCAAGGTATGGTCTCCTAGTGCGGATGGCCTAGGGAAGAAGGAGTTGCTTCATATAGGATACAAAGTATTTGGCGATAAATTGTTTGAAACATGGAGTTGCTATACAGATGGAGTGAAGCGAAATGATGAACTGCTACATTGCGGAAAGTGTGAATCGTGCATGAACAGGAAGAAGGCATTTATTGAGGCAGGAATTGAAGACAAAACCAAATATAGCCAGTGA
- a CDS encoding 7-carboxy-7-deazaguanine synthase QueE has product MNLSEIFTSVEGEGIYFGTKTLFVRVAGCFMKCFWCDTPYALAMKDGKEYEVSDVIKMIDENLMPNTYKVNFTGGEPLVQYKAVYEMAKHVKDRGLRTYLESACYDVERFEELLPYIDICKVEFKLSDSEVVDDKHYNQLLENELKCLEAAVRNKKATYIKVVVSSLSEKKEFEELTKMIFNITKPESIEGFIIQPAYGACEPSLDKLFQFYDIVYPYYEQVRIVPQLQKVMGVR; this is encoded by the coding sequence GTGAATCTAAGTGAAATTTTTACCAGTGTAGAGGGGGAGGGCATCTACTTTGGAACAAAGACCTTGTTTGTTCGTGTGGCTGGATGTTTTATGAAATGTTTTTGGTGTGATACACCATACGCACTGGCTATGAAAGATGGAAAGGAGTATGAAGTGAGCGATGTGATAAAGATGATTGATGAAAATTTAATGCCGAACACATACAAGGTTAATTTTACTGGAGGAGAGCCTTTGGTGCAGTATAAAGCAGTCTATGAAATGGCCAAACATGTTAAGGATAGGGGTTTGCGAACATATTTGGAGTCTGCATGTTACGATGTTGAACGGTTTGAGGAGTTACTGCCATACATTGACATATGCAAAGTGGAGTTCAAGTTAAGTGATTCAGAAGTTGTTGATGATAAGCATTACAACCAATTACTAGAAAACGAGTTAAAGTGTCTTGAAGCAGCGGTTAGGAACAAAAAGGCAACCTACATAAAGGTGGTTGTTAGCAGTTTAAGCGAGAAAAAGGAATTCGAGGAACTAACAAAAATGATATTTAATATAACAAAGCCTGAAAGTATTGAAGGTTTCATCATACAGCCCGCTTATGGGGCATGTGAGCCTTCATTGGATAAATTGTTCCAGTTCTACGATATTGTGTATCCATACTACGAGCAAGTTCGCATAGTTCCTCAGTTGCAAAAGGTAATGGGTGTTAGGTAA
- the folE gene encoding GTP cyclohydrolase I FolE, whose amino-acid sequence MNKEKIKKLVRELLIELGENPEREGLRETPERIAELYEEILDGYKMDSELDVQFTENSDVVVVREIQFYSMCEHHMLPFFGKVHMAYIPNGKVFGISKLVRLVEKYAKRLQIQERLTKQVADELEKMGVRGALVLAEGDHMCMRMRGVKNNSKIMTIAYRGEFQKKELREHIVSMIYASKKEFASLA is encoded by the coding sequence ATGAATAAGGAGAAGATAAAGAAGCTTGTAAGAGAGTTACTGATAGAACTTGGAGAGAATCCTGAGAGGGAGGGTCTGAGGGAGACCCCTGAAAGGATTGCTGAGTTGTATGAAGAGATACTTGACGGTTATAAGATGGATTCCGAGCTTGATGTTCAGTTTACCGAGAATAGCGATGTCGTGGTTGTCAGAGAGATACAGTTCTACAGCATGTGCGAGCATCACATGCTTCCGTTCTTTGGCAAGGTGCATATGGCATATATACCAAATGGCAAAGTATTTGGAATTTCAAAACTGGTTAGACTGGTTGAAAAGTATGCTAAAAGACTTCAGATACAGGAACGCCTTACCAAGCAGGTTGCTGATGAGCTGGAGAAGATGGGCGTGAGAGGAGCATTGGTACTGGCCGAAGGGGATCATATGTGCATGCGCATGCGTGGGGTGAAGAACAACAGCAAGATAATGACCATAGCATATAGGGGAGAATTTCAGAAGAAGGAGTTAAGGGAACATATAGTTTCCATGATATACGCATCAAAGAAGGAGTTTGCAAGCCTAGCATAG